The Mauremys reevesii isolate NIE-2019 unplaced genomic scaffold, ASM1616193v1 Contig23, whole genome shotgun sequence genome contains the following window.
TCTCCAGCTGGTGACTTCTCTGGAGCTAGGCCGATTTACGTCAGCTGGGGACCTGGTCCCATGGATCGGGCTCCGGTTTGCGAGGTTtcactctgctcccactgaattcaagagCAAAACCCCTGTGGGTTTCATGGGGAGCAGGACTAGCCGCACGGGCCATACAGAGGGAATTGTTTCCCAACCAAGGGGTCCCGACCCACCAGTGGGTCGCAGGGAGATTCTAGATGGGTTGCCTTAGTGAAAAGTCAGGGAAGCACTGCTCCGCTGGCTAGGGAACTGGTTTGGGATAGGAGTCATGGGATCTATTCCCTGCTCTTGCCTCTGCTTCCCCCGGCACAACAGGGCAGGGATCTCAGCttggcagggcctgtctcccacTGGAACGGTGTAGCGCCCAGCATGACAaggtcctgatctcagctgggcagGGATCCTCTCTcgctgggtctgggcagcgcccggcacgacagCTGGGCAGGGACGGTCTACACCTGCATCTGTGCAGCGCCTGACGCCGCTATAACACACATAACGGTAACAAGCAGTATTACTGCAACGCCTTTTCTGTTGTATTGACTTGTACAAGATTCGCACTGTTTTCCCCTTCACCCTCAACTACCTGTCTGTGTGTCCTTTGACTGTGACTTCCCATCTCTCCTCGACTGTCCGGAAAGGACGTAGCCCCGCGCAGGCTCTGTCTCCGACACACAAATATTAGCAATAACAGCCCTACGAAGCCTCGATCGGGTCCGGGGGAACGAcacactggagccagccccagtggaaacggcacctggaggctgaagtTAGGGGGTCAAGCAAACAGCAGAGACAGCGGGACTAGAGATATTGAAGTACATCAATGGTCGCTGGGCAGCAAAAGGGGACAGGTGTCAATGGGGGGGGGCGAATTATCCCCAGTGTTGATGGTCATGGCCCCTGTGCCAGTATAATGGTGCTCCCGCCCCGGGACGGGAAGGGGGTTCGCCCCCCCAGCAATGGCGGCCCCCCCCGGGAAGGGGGTTCGCCCCAGCAATGGCCGGGACGGGAAGGGGGTTCGCCCCCCCCCAGCAATGGCCGCCCCCCAACACTCTCCCACGCGCCTACGACGCTCTAGGAATCTCTCTCTATGACCCCGGGAGCGTTCAGTCATTGGCCAGCGGGCGGCGCGAAGCGCCTCCCTTCCATTGGCCAGCGGGACCCGGTGGCGCCCTGCCATTGGCTGAAGCGCCCGAGGGCGGAGCCTTTCCCGTGCCGTATATAAGGCAGCCCCAGGGTGCTCCGCTCTCTTTTTTTTCACCCGCCATCGCTGTGCCTGTTGGTGTGAGGTGAGGGCCGCGCCGCGCGCGCGCTCGGTGGGGGCTGGGGAACGGACGGCCGCGGGGCCGGGCTGATGGGCCAGCGCGCGGCAGAGGCCGGGCGCGCGGGGATACGGCGGGGAAGGGGGGCGCGCGGCTCGCCGCGGGGGCGCGCATGCGCAGAGGCGAGCGGGGAGCTAGGGCCTCTGGCGCGTGCGGCCCCTGGGCCTGGCGCGCgcgctgctgttgctgctgcagggggagggggcgcaaCACGTGGCCAGGGACGCCCCCCCCGGCTCCgagtattgggggggggggtcatctcCCCCCCGCCTGCTGCAGCGGGGCCGGACATCGGGCAAGTGGCTCCCCCcgtcgtgcctcagtttccccacctgcaagGCGCCTGCGGAGCTGCAGACACGGCTGCGCGGGAGAGACCGGCTGCGCCCCGGGCCaaagccccccccgccccccttcctgcacccaggaCACGCCCTGAGCACCCCGAGTGCCCGTGTCGGTTCTTGCCTTGCCGGGGGCTGGTCTGCAGCCCCTCCCCGGGGGCTCGATGTCACCCGGGGCCCTGTAACGAGGGCAGGCCGCTCTGGGTCCGTGGCACCCTGCAGTGTAACTGCCGCGCTCGGTGCTGTCCAGACCCACCAGCGGGGCGGCCCCTCTGAGTGCTAGTGGGTCCCGGCTTCATAGCTTGTGTTGGCTGATCCCATTGCACCCACCGTGGGCTCCTGGCATCCCTCCCCCGGCTCCCTGCAATCGCTCACCCTCGTGCCCACggctctgctccctgctccaTACCAGTgtctgctgtgccaggggcccccGCTGGCTGTGGCCTGAGCGCACCCCATGCCAGGGCAGCTGAGGGCTCTGAAGGCGGCTTTGTGGGCGCTAGCAGCGTGGCAGAGACACCTGTTGAGAACAGCGTGAGTGGGTGCAGGATGCTGGCGCCGTGGCCTGATGGGAGATGATTGGGGGGTGATCCTGGGGGCTTAGACAGGGAGCACCTGTCTGACCCCAGTTCACAGCCCGGGGCCCCCCCAGGATAAGCTGTGCCCTGGGTTTGTGTGGTGGCAGCTGGAGGACCAAGGCCCCATGTGCTTTGGTTGGGGGCAGGTGAGGATGGAGCAGAATTGTCCTGTCTCTTCCTAGCTcattccctctgcctctccccccagggccagagcccacAGCCTCGGCCAGGATGCCCGTTGCCAGGAGCTGGGTGTGCCGGAAGACCTATGTCACCCCTCGGCGCCCCTTTGAGAAATCCCGCCTCGACCAGGAGCTGAAGCTCATTGGTGAGTTTGGGGGGCAGGCCGGGGGCTCAGGCTGGTgcctggttggggctcagcagggggtggggcaagggcgaTCTCCCCTGTCAGGGCTGGCCCTAGGGCAGCAttagggggtgctgggctgcggggggctcagcagggggcgctgtccctggcagtcagggctggcactagggggcactgtgccacCATATGCAGCTTGCTTTGTTAGACGCAGCATGAATGGCCCAGGAATTATTTTCTGATCTTTAGGGGATTTAACTCCATTAGTCCAGGCAGTGTTAAACCTGCTTCTAGTCAGTGGGATACAGTCCTGAACCGTGTCCCAGCGGTGGGCGAGGattccctgtataaccagcccctgCATAACCAGCtcccacgccccaccccagagaggtCACATCTCAGTGCCCAGTGAGGGTCCCTGTATAACCcgcccccgtgccccaccccagaggtggctgcctgtTGTCCCTGTTGGTAacagccctgctcctccccaggcgAGTACGGGCTGCGGAACAAGCGCGAGGTTTGGCGGGTGAAGTTCACCCTGGCCAAGATCCGCAAGGCGGCCCGTGAGCTGCTCACGCTGGACGAGAAGGACCCCAAACGCCTCTTTGAAGGtaggggggcagggtgtggggggggtggcatggtgggggggtgctgggagttggtcccagcagctgtctgaagctcttgggaggggaagaggcagggtccCTGGGTCTAACCCCCTGTCTCACCGACACCCCCCAGGCAATGCCCTGCTGCGCCGGCTGGTGCGCATCGGGGTGCTGGACGAGGGCAAGATGAAGCTGGATTATATCCTGGGCCTGAAGATCGAGGATTTCCTGGAGCGGCGCCTCCAGACCCAGGTCTTCAAGCTGGGCCTGGCCAAGTCCATCCACCACGCCCGGGTGCTGATCCGCCAGAGGCACATCCGGTAGGGCACGTGccgctgtggctgggggtgtcgggactcctgggttctctccctggctgagggaggggaggagggtctgCTGGGTTACACAGAGTGGGACCGGGTGGGGAGGGGCCGTGTGGCAGGCAGGTCAGTGGCCCCGTTCTCGGTGACTGACCTGTGTCTTCGGCAGGGTCAAAGCTGAGCCCAAGGATGTGGGGAGTTTGGCCGTTGCTCCTTCCCTCCCCGTGCCTAAAGCTTTGCTCTCGCTGTGTTGTGTAGCCCTCCTGGATGAGCCTGTGAGGTGTGTGGAGCCCCTGCCCAGTGGGGCAGGCTCCggcctggggagccccctggTCGGTCCAACCCTGCGCTCCGGCTAGCGGGCGGTAGGGCTGCCCGTGTCGGCAAGGCTCACTGCGGCAGAGCCGTACACCTTGCGAAGGGCCAGGCCGTCccaccagccccctgcgctcGGGGCTGCTGCACAGGTAACGA
Protein-coding sequences here:
- the LOC120393563 gene encoding 40S ribosomal protein S9, giving the protein MPVARSWVCRKTYVTPRRPFEKSRLDQELKLIGEYGLRNKREVWRVKFTLAKIRKAARELLTLDEKDPKRLFEGNALLRRLVRIGVLDEGKMKLDYILGLKIEDFLERRLQTQVFKLGLAKSIHHARVLIRQRHIRVRKQVVNIPSFIVRLDSQKHIDFSLRSPYGGGRPGRVKRKNAKKGQGGAGGADEEEED